One window of the Bacteroidales bacterium genome contains the following:
- the wecB gene encoding UDP-N-acetylglucosamine 2-epimerase (non-hydrolyzing) has product MKIITIIGTRPQIIKAAALSREIAANFSNKIQEIIIHTGQHYDENMSEVFFKELNIPKPNINLNVGSMSHGAQTAAMLEGIEKVILAQKPDALLVYGDTNSTLAGALTAAKQHVPLVHIEAGLRSFNKKMPEEINRIVADHCATLLFCPTKTAVKNLENEGMFYGLMPPYSMDKPGIYHCGDIMFDNSLYFAKIAEEKSKVLENNQLNDKNFILATVHRNDNTDDENRLRMIFDALCEASVKTGMEVVFPVHPRTSKKMKEWKIGEKIPDGANVKIIPPVSFLDMILLEKNCKIILTDSGGVQKEAFFFSKPSIILRPETEWVEILEMRAAKLADNTVDGIAEQVEAFINYPPTEFPPIFGDGFAAKFICEKMLEFYEKTVLK; this is encoded by the coding sequence ATGAAGATAATAACAATAATAGGAACTAGACCTCAGATAATCAAAGCTGCTGCACTTAGTAGAGAAATAGCAGCAAATTTTTCTAATAAAATTCAGGAAATTATTATTCATACAGGGCAGCATTATGATGAAAACATGTCTGAAGTGTTTTTTAAAGAATTAAATATCCCAAAACCAAATATAAATTTGAATGTTGGTTCGATGAGTCATGGTGCTCAAACAGCAGCAATGCTTGAAGGAATTGAAAAAGTAATTTTAGCTCAAAAGCCAGATGCTTTGTTGGTTTATGGCGATACTAATAGCACTTTGGCTGGTGCTCTCACTGCTGCAAAACAACATGTGCCTTTAGTTCATATAGAAGCTGGTTTGCGTTCTTTTAATAAAAAAATGCCTGAAGAAATTAATCGAATTGTTGCAGACCATTGCGCTACTCTTCTTTTCTGTCCAACGAAAACGGCTGTGAAAAATCTTGAAAATGAAGGAATGTTCTATGGTTTGATGCCTCCATATTCAATGGATAAACCGGGCATTTATCATTGCGGCGACATAATGTTTGACAATTCTCTTTATTTCGCAAAAATCGCTGAGGAAAAATCAAAAGTTCTTGAGAATAATCAACTCAATGACAAAAATTTTATTTTAGCAACAGTACACAGAAACGATAATACCGATGATGAAAATCGCTTGAGAATGATTTTCGATGCTTTATGCGAAGCCTCTGTGAAAACGGGAATGGAAGTCGTTTTTCCGGTACATCCTCGCACAAGTAAAAAAATGAAAGAATGGAAAATTGGCGAGAAAATACCTGATGGAGCCAATGTTAAAATAATTCCGCCTGTTTCGTTTTTAGATATGATTTTGCTTGAGAAAAATTGTAAAATTATCTTAACAGACTCTGGCGGAGTGCAAAAAGAAGCATTTTTCTTTTCAAAACCATCTATTATTTTGCGTCCTGAAACGGAATGGGTGGAAATTTTAGAGATGCGAGCAGCAAAATTAGCTGATAATACAGTTGATGGCATTGCAGAACAAGTGGAAGCTTTTATAAATTATCCTCCAACTGAATTTCCGCCTATTTTTGGTGATGGTTTTGCTGCAAAATTTATTTGCGAAAAAATGTTGGAATTTTATGAAAAAACTGTTTTAAAATAG
- the radC gene encoding DNA repair protein RadC, with the protein MNNRKSIKEWAIDDRPREKMLAKGPEALSNAELLAILLGSGTRDKSAVELARDVLGLADNSLKKLSKLSIHEIKKIRGIGLAKAVTIVAAAEIARRREGEIDNDEEIIKNSQDAYKVLLPMLRDKQYEEFCILCLNRRNKVIHKERISSGGITSTQIDVRRIVKLAIDTQATAIILGHNHPSGNDKPSESDIDVTNKIFHATKLFEISLFDHLIITQQSYFSFMDEGIFNNF; encoded by the coding sequence ATGAATAATAGGAAATCAATAAAAGAATGGGCAATAGATGACCGTCCTCGCGAAAAAATGCTTGCAAAGGGACCAGAGGCTTTGAGCAATGCAGAGCTTTTGGCAATTTTGCTTGGAAGCGGCACTCGCGATAAAAGTGCAGTGGAATTAGCTCGTGATGTGTTAGGGCTTGCTGACAACAGTTTGAAAAAGCTATCAAAATTATCTATTCATGAAATAAAAAAAATACGAGGAATAGGTTTGGCAAAAGCTGTTACTATTGTTGCAGCAGCAGAAATTGCACGTAGAAGAGAAGGCGAAATTGACAATGATGAGGAAATAATAAAAAATTCTCAAGATGCATACAAGGTTTTGCTCCCAATGTTGAGAGATAAACAATACGAAGAGTTTTGTATTTTGTGTTTAAACAGAAGAAACAAAGTTATTCATAAAGAGCGTATAAGCTCAGGCGGCATTACTTCTACACAAATAGATGTTAGACGCATTGTAAAATTGGCGATAGATACTCAGGCTACGGCTATAATTCTTGGGCATAATCATCCTTCGGGAAATGATAAGCCCAGCGAATCGGACATTGATGTTACTAATAAAATTTTTCATGCAACAAAACTTTTTGAAATAAGTCTTTTCGATCATTTAATAATAACTCAGCAATCATATTTTAGCTTTATGGACGAAGGGATTTTTAACAATTTTTAA
- a CDS encoding tetratricopeptide repeat protein codes for MRNIFLILIIFASNLLYAQQSANDFYDLGVSKFKAKEYLAAIDLYSKCIEKSPYYYEAYLDRGRCQLALGKKDLALADYNLALKTKKDYADAMYYRSMFFRDEKKYKDALLDVNNAIKLKPKDEKLYLLRISIYELQKNTAEIINDYNKILEINPDNFQILIARGKFFMANKMDEKAFNDFSAVINKNGTIGEPYYWRGIILENVERFGVALEDYSSAIKNNFSNEDIHKRRFKLYLKNKQYDLAIADLTIIIDKYSPKSDSIWNERGKCYAALNKHELALVDFNKAIMLNKDFEEAYINRANSKVALKKDASALADYNKILYLNPKNGFAYEGRGIYYFNRKNFNAAREDFDKAIKFSPNSAKAYYFRGAMKDENGDGNGACEDLRKAADLGYEDAIAALKRVCGGK; via the coding sequence ATGAGAAATATTTTTTTAATTCTTATCATTTTTGCATCTAACTTGCTTTATGCGCAACAAAGTGCAAATGATTTTTACGATTTGGGTGTTTCAAAATTTAAGGCAAAGGAATACCTTGCTGCAATTGATTTGTATTCAAAATGTATAGAAAAAAGTCCTTATTATTACGAAGCATATTTAGATAGAGGTCGCTGCCAATTAGCTCTTGGCAAAAAAGATCTTGCTTTGGCGGATTATAATTTAGCTTTGAAAACAAAGAAAGACTATGCTGATGCAATGTATTACAGATCAATGTTTTTCCGCGATGAAAAAAAATATAAAGACGCTCTTTTGGATGTAAATAATGCAATAAAATTAAAGCCTAAAGACGAAAAATTATATTTGCTAAGAATTTCAATTTATGAATTACAGAAGAATACAGCGGAAATAATTAATGATTATAATAAAATTTTAGAGATAAATCCTGATAATTTTCAGATACTTATTGCGAGAGGTAAGTTTTTTATGGCTAACAAGATGGATGAAAAAGCGTTTAATGATTTCTCAGCAGTAATAAATAAAAATGGCACAATAGGGGAGCCGTATTATTGGCGAGGAATAATATTGGAGAATGTAGAAAGATTTGGTGTGGCTTTAGAAGACTATTCCTCAGCTATAAAAAATAATTTTTCAAATGAAGACATTCATAAAAGGCGTTTTAAATTGTATTTAAAAAACAAACAATATGATTTAGCAATCGCTGATTTAACAATCATTATAGACAAATATTCTCCAAAAAGCGATTCAATTTGGAATGAGCGAGGAAAATGTTATGCAGCTTTAAACAAACATGAATTAGCTTTAGTTGATTTTAATAAGGCAATAATGCTCAATAAAGATTTTGAAGAAGCGTATATAAACAGGGCAAACTCAAAGGTCGCTTTAAAAAAAGACGCATCAGCTCTTGCAGATTATAATAAAATTTTATATTTGAATCCTAAAAACGGCTTTGCTTATGAAGGTCGAGGCATTTATTATTTTAACAGAAAAAATTTTAATGCAGCTAGAGAAGATTTTGATAAAGCAATAAAATTTTCGCCAAATTCGGCAAAAGCATATTATTTTAGAGGAGCAATGAAAGACGAAAATGGAGATGGAAATGGTGCTTGTGAAGATTTGAGAAAAGCTGCTGATTTGGGATATGAAGATGCTATTGCAGCTCTAAAAAGAGTGTGCGGGGGCAAATAG
- a CDS encoding TIGR00730 family Rossman fold protein, producing MKKIKNIAIFCGSSVGGNAEYARETKELVKEIHKIGASIIYGGGCTGIMGVVADESIKLGVNIVGVVPSFFMNENVVHKDLNELILTKTMSERKNIIFEKADACIVLPGGFGTFDELFEALTYVQLGLKEMPIGLLNAGGYYDVLIKMLSVAVDEKFVKKEHLRAIVSSSKASELIDLMQNSEYKAPENWIEKLVQKNSF from the coding sequence ATGAAAAAAATAAAAAACATTGCGATTTTTTGTGGCTCTTCCGTTGGAGGCAATGCTGAATATGCCCGTGAAACAAAAGAGTTGGTAAAAGAAATTCATAAAATAGGAGCTTCTATTATTTATGGTGGAGGTTGCACTGGCATTATGGGCGTAGTTGCTGATGAATCAATAAAGTTGGGTGTGAATATTGTAGGCGTAGTGCCTTCTTTTTTTATGAATGAAAATGTTGTTCATAAAGATTTGAATGAGCTTATTTTAACCAAAACAATGTCGGAGCGAAAAAATATTATTTTTGAAAAAGCAGATGCTTGTATTGTTTTGCCCGGCGGCTTTGGTACATTTGACGAACTTTTTGAAGCTCTTACTTATGTGCAATTAGGACTTAAAGAAATGCCTATTGGCTTGCTAAATGCTGGCGGATATTATGATGTGCTAATTAAAATGCTAAGTGTAGCAGTAGATGAAAAATTTGTAAAAAAAGAACATTTAAGGGCAATTGTAAGTTCAAGCAAGGCAAGCGAACTTATTGATTTAATGCAAAATTCAGAATATAAAGCTCCTGAAAATTGGATTGAGAAGCTAGTTCAAAAAAATAGTTTTTAA
- the pdxA gene encoding 4-hydroxythreonine-4-phosphate dehydrogenase PdxA: MSNNKKPVAAITHGDINGIGYEVILKALSDNRILDFCTPVIYGSSKAASYHRKAITVSDYQLTLARNMQQLHDGKTYIYNITNEEIKIEFGKSSAIAGQMAHKSLEAAIADIDSGTANILITAPINKNNIQSKNFNFSGHTEYLASKYKTKNFMMLMVSSQIRIGVVTGHIPLKNVTDAISSKLIEEKLSILNDSLKIDFGISNPKIAVLGLNPHAGDNSLIGNEDKNIIEPAIRNAFEKGINAFGPFPADGFFASNSFRKYDATLAMYHDQGLIPFKLLSFEEGVNFTAGLPIVRTSPAHGTGYDIAGKNKASCDSFRNAIFLGVEIFKNRLKKTSNK; this comes from the coding sequence ATGAGTAATAATAAAAAACCCGTTGCGGCAATAACACATGGAGACATTAATGGAATAGGATATGAAGTTATACTAAAAGCTTTAAGCGACAATAGAATTCTTGATTTCTGCACACCAGTAATATATGGAAGTTCAAAAGCAGCTTCATATCATAGAAAAGCAATAACAGTTAGTGATTATCAACTAACATTAGCAAGAAATATGCAGCAGTTGCATGATGGCAAAACTTATATTTATAACATCACAAACGAAGAAATAAAAATCGAATTTGGAAAATCAAGTGCAATAGCTGGACAAATGGCTCACAAATCACTAGAAGCTGCGATTGCTGATATAGATTCTGGAACAGCTAACATTTTAATAACCGCGCCAATAAACAAAAACAACATACAATCAAAAAATTTTAATTTCTCCGGACATACCGAATATTTGGCATCAAAATACAAAACAAAAAATTTTATGATGCTAATGGTTAGCTCGCAAATACGCATTGGAGTTGTTACAGGACATATTCCCCTAAAAAATGTAACTGATGCAATTAGCTCTAAACTGATTGAAGAAAAATTATCAATATTGAATGATTCTCTTAAAATTGATTTTGGAATTTCAAATCCTAAAATAGCTGTTTTAGGCTTAAATCCTCATGCTGGAGATAATTCCCTAATCGGAAACGAAGATAAAAACATTATAGAGCCAGCAATAAGAAATGCTTTTGAAAAAGGCATTAACGCTTTTGGACCATTTCCTGCCGATGGATTTTTTGCTTCAAATTCATTCCGCAAATATGATGCTACCCTTGCAATGTACCACGATCAAGGATTAATTCCATTCAAGCTACTTTCTTTTGAGGAAGGTGTAAATTTCACAGCAGGGCTACCAATTGTACGCACATCGCCAGCACACGGCACAGGATATGACATTGCTGGAAAAAACAAAGCTAGTTGCGATTCTTTTAGAAATGCTATTTTTCTTGGTGTAGAAATTTTTAAAAATAGACTAAAAAAAACATCAAATAAATAA
- a CDS encoding bifunctional UDP-N-acetylmuramoyl-tripeptide:D-alanyl-D-alanine ligase/alanine racemase: MNYLFSSINEILKICNAEFVAETNVATPISQIVTDSRHIAKNENMLFVAIKGLNHNGHDFLKEVYEKGIRNFLVSELPAETKDFKNCNILKTTDTIKALQEIATAYRNKFDIPVLAITGSNGKTMVKEWLYQLLSNDYNIVRSPKSYNSQIGVPLSIFNLSSSNNFAIFEAGISLRGEMEKLEKIISPTAGIITNVGTAHDENFSNHIEKANEKIKLFKNCKKIIYCQDHDVIHNSIKANITNKDIELFSWGHSESAWLKIIKEETIENGTKITACRNNENIDILIPFTDKASIEDIIHCWTFLLSEKYDNNLIKSRIKNLSSIEMRLDVKEGKSKCTIINDSYNSDINSLSIAIDFLEKNKAYKRKTIILSDILQSGKNSEEITSEIARMIEKRGISRFIGIGENLFANSNKFNDKAIFFKTTYDFLNNFDFSSFHDEMILLKGARKFGFEHISMLLEDKAHETTLEIDLNALTNNINFFKSKLKPNTLTMAMIKAFAYGSGSIEIARHLECHRINYLAVAYADEGVTLRNAGITLPIMVASPEENNYFLIFRYKLEPEIYSINTILKLIENIEKHKAHITFPIKIHVKFDSGMHRLGFTEKNTDELLKILKKYEDKIKVASTFSHFTSSDDANETEYSEIQLNRFNNFATSFEKNLGYKIIKHIANSAGTLRFPEAHLDMIRLGIGLYGIDTTNIFSKDLIPIATLKSKILQIKYIASGETVGYSRKAYSDKPRKTATIAIGYADGFLRIMGNGNWSVFINGKKAPIIGNVCMDMCIADVTEIENIKEGDTVEIFGENNSIYEYAKAMNTIPYEALTSISERVKRIYIQKD; the protein is encoded by the coding sequence ATGAATTATCTTTTTTCATCGATAAACGAAATTTTAAAAATTTGCAATGCTGAGTTTGTAGCAGAAACTAACGTAGCAACGCCAATATCTCAAATAGTAACAGATAGCCGACATATTGCTAAAAATGAAAACATGCTGTTTGTTGCTATAAAAGGATTAAATCATAACGGACATGATTTTTTAAAAGAAGTTTATGAAAAAGGAATTAGAAATTTTTTAGTGTCTGAGCTACCCGCAGAAACAAAAGATTTTAAAAATTGCAATATTTTAAAAACTACTGACACTATAAAAGCATTACAAGAAATTGCAACAGCATATAGAAATAAATTTGACATTCCAGTATTGGCTATAACAGGCAGCAACGGAAAAACTATGGTAAAAGAATGGCTTTACCAATTACTTTCAAATGATTATAATATTGTAAGAAGCCCCAAAAGCTACAATAGCCAAATAGGTGTTCCGCTTTCTATTTTTAATTTATCGAGCAGCAATAATTTTGCAATTTTTGAAGCTGGAATTTCTTTGCGTGGAGAAATGGAAAAACTTGAAAAAATCATCTCCCCTACTGCTGGCATCATTACAAACGTTGGCACTGCTCACGATGAAAATTTTTCAAACCATATCGAAAAAGCTAACGAAAAAATTAAACTATTTAAAAATTGTAAAAAAATTATTTATTGCCAAGACCATGATGTAATTCATAATTCTATAAAAGCAAACATTACTAACAAAGACATAGAGCTGTTTTCATGGGGACATTCAGAAAGTGCATGGCTAAAAATTATAAAAGAAGAGACCATCGAAAATGGCACTAAAATAACCGCATGCAGAAACAACGAAAATATTGACATTTTAATTCCTTTTACAGACAAGGCTTCTATTGAGGATATTATCCATTGCTGGACATTTTTACTTTCTGAAAAATACGACAACAATTTAATTAAAAGCAGAATTAAAAACTTGTCTTCAATAGAAATGCGGCTTGACGTAAAAGAAGGGAAAAGCAAGTGCACAATTATAAACGACAGCTATAATTCAGACATAAATTCCCTCTCAATTGCAATTGATTTTCTTGAAAAAAACAAAGCTTATAAACGTAAAACCATCATTCTTTCAGACATTTTGCAAAGCGGCAAAAACAGCGAAGAGATTACAAGCGAAATAGCCCGAATGATTGAAAAAAGAGGCATAAGCCGCTTTATTGGCATTGGAGAAAATCTATTTGCAAACAGCAACAAATTTAACGATAAAGCCATTTTTTTTAAAACAACATACGATTTTTTAAACAACTTCGACTTCAGCTCTTTTCATGATGAAATGATTTTGCTGAAAGGCGCACGCAAGTTTGGTTTTGAACATATAAGCATGCTCCTTGAAGACAAGGCACACGAAACCACACTTGAAATAGATTTGAATGCTCTAACAAACAATATAAATTTCTTCAAAAGCAAATTAAAACCAAACACACTAACAATGGCTATGATAAAGGCTTTTGCGTATGGAAGCGGTTCAATAGAAATTGCAAGACATTTAGAATGTCACAGAATAAACTATCTTGCTGTTGCTTATGCTGACGAAGGTGTTACTTTAAGAAACGCAGGAATTACGCTCCCAATAATGGTTGCAAGCCCTGAAGAAAATAATTATTTTTTAATTTTCAGATACAAACTTGAACCTGAAATTTATAGCATCAACACCATTTTAAAACTAATTGAAAACATAGAGAAACACAAGGCACACATTACTTTTCCGATAAAAATTCACGTGAAATTCGACTCTGGGATGCACAGACTTGGCTTTACAGAAAAAAACACTGACGAACTTTTAAAAATTCTAAAAAAATACGAAGATAAAATCAAGGTTGCATCTACGTTTTCGCACTTCACGTCTTCTGACGATGCCAATGAAACAGAATATTCGGAAATTCAACTAAATCGCTTTAATAATTTTGCAACGTCGTTTGAAAAAAATTTAGGCTACAAAATTATCAAACATATCGCTAATTCTGCAGGCACATTGAGATTTCCAGAAGCTCATTTAGACATGATAAGGCTTGGCATCGGATTGTATGGCATCGATACAACAAATATTTTTTCAAAAGACCTAATCCCTATTGCAACATTAAAATCTAAAATATTGCAAATAAAATACATTGCTTCAGGTGAAACAGTGGGCTATTCGAGAAAAGCATATTCTGACAAGCCTCGCAAAACCGCTACAATTGCCATTGGCTACGCCGATGGATTTCTTCGCATCATGGGAAACGGCAATTGGTCTGTTTTTATAAACGGCAAAAAAGCTCCTATAATTGGAAATGTTTGCATGGACATGTGTATAGCCGATGTTACTGAAATTGAAAACATTAAAGAAGGTGAT